DNA from Vitis vinifera cultivar Pinot Noir 40024 chromosome 19, ASM3070453v1:
CATTATGCAGAAACAAACTaaactattttatgtttacACAATCACATAATGCTAGAATTTTAAGCCAACTAGCTCAGTAAGATAAGCAGTCAAGCTCTCATTttctaagaaagaaaataaaatatcacaaaAAGGACACAGATATCAGCAAAATATATTCCAACTTTCAGAGAAATGCATAAAATGGACAagctttaaaaggaaaaaaaaaagccatgtTTTATCATATTCCATATGCATGATCAGAAACAAGCACTTACATCGAATTGAGCATCTAGATCAGCCTGTTCTTCAATGATTTCAATCAGTTCTTGTACACGCTCTGCAGGAGCCTTCTGTCCAAACAAGCTCAAGCTTCTCAAGAAGTCCATGAACAGTTTAAATTCTGCCCCAGTTACATCTTGCAAACTCTGGAGTACATTCAAATCCAATTGTCACACTTTCAGTAACTTGTGGCAACCATGATCACAGCTGACACTCTGATACTATCATGACTAAAACATAGGAGAGAGTAACACAACATATTTAAAACCAAAGCCTTGAAAAAAAAGCATCcaattaatagaaaaaagaatttaaggAATTGAATTATATTTCCTCCATCTTATTTATAGGGTGAGGTGGATCGATTCAAAGGATGGGGTTTTTTCGGTTAAGTCTTTATATAGGGCTTTGCAGCCGGTTTCTCTTGCTTCTTTCCCTTCGAAGATTATTTGGAACTCTTGTGCACAGCCCAAATtaagtttctttgcttgggaggcttcatGGGGAAGAGTTCTAACCTTGGACCGTTTGCAAAAGAGGGGTTGGGCTTTGGCTAATAGATGCTTTCTGTGCCAAACTTTTGAGGAGTCGATTGATCACCTCCTTcttcattgtgaaaaaacaGTGTGGATGTTGCTCCTTTCTTTATTTGGAGTTACTTGGGTGTTTCCTTCTTCAGTAAAGGAAACCCTTTTAGGGtggaggggctcttttgtgggtaCGAAGAGAAAGAAAGTGTGGCAAGAGGGACCGTTACGCTTGTTTTGGGTCATTTGGAAGGTAAGGAATAGAATTGCTTTTGAAGATAGCGTGTTGTCCATCCAAAGGCTGAAagcttcttttgtgtatttactttggtcggaaaccaaattgtggataaaagatggtccttcaaccttaatagattttgtagattgggtgGGTTCGCAATGAGGGagaaggttttttgtttttccttgttgttttgggtccttttgtaagggggtgagtaTCTCTATACTGTAATTCTGTGGGTCGCTATTTTAGCACCTCTTTACAATATAATTCTTTTACttattgatcaaaaaaaaaaattagcattttACAGAACtgagaagggaaaaaaacagTCTATTCCCTTTTTCAGTTCTACAAAGGAAATTGAAGTGAAAGTCATTTTATCCATACAACCATACCtccataataaaaaaacaccAATATTAATTACAATGGATTAAGTTATTCATTATATGTTCACTTACCTATCTATTCATCATATGTTAAAGACAACATTATGAAAAATCAGTTAAAATTCACAACTGATTGAACCACAATTTCTTATGATGATGCTGCTAGAGAGAATTCCTATGTTTAGTGAGAGTAGCTGGTAATTGTCTATCAtcctacttttcttttttattttttcttttttcattttttgacaGGCCGTTGTCTTTGTCCTACTTTCTGTTTTAGTGCAAATTGAAAGTTTTATTGAAGCCTAGTGAAtctattaaaattcaatttacaCCACAATTCTAAACACTGGAATTGCAAAATATCAATTCAATTGCTTTCTTCCCCAACCCACAATCTTTCCACTCCAAAAAGTGAAAGGAGCTTTGTCAAAATAGgttaaagaaattgaaaatatacaAGAACCAAAGTTAAAGAGAAATATGACGTAAAGAACAAGAAGGGAAGCCTACTTTTTTCACCAAATCAGTTATATGCCTCTCCATTTGCTCCTGTGGCTTCAACAGTTCTGCTTTAAGAGGAAACACCTGCAAGATACTTTGCTTATGGTTGAACAACAGTGGAAAATAATatgtataagaaaataatatcagAAGTCGTCCCACCCTTATTTCTTCTTTAAAAGGCAAATCAGAGATGTAGATGGGTGCCAATAAAAAACAGGGGCATAATCCATGTACAGAAGAAGTATACAAGGGCCCCAAAGGAAAGGAaccaaaaagaaataataggCACCCAATCAGTCTAATCACTCCCCATCTTATGTATGAAATCTAAATAGGACATATTCACATCTCCTAAAGAACCCATAGACATGCAAACAAGGTTTTAAATACATCTTTCATTGCTAACTCTGTTTACACCAAGCATATTAAATCCCATTGTTATGTTCTTTCTTGAGACATCAAAACAAAAACGGAGGGGTCATCCTCCACACCATCTTTTGACCCTGGCCCAAAAGGCTGTCATGCCATCCATGGAATATATCTTTTACTGACTAAGCAAGAACTCAAGATGGGCTCCAACCCAAGAGAACAGCAAAGACAATAACTCTGAGCCCACCTATAGTAGAGGAAAATATAGTTAGTTGTCTCACCTTATCTCTGACAAAGCATAGAACCTTTTCACGAATGATTTCATCAGTGCAGGGTTCTTCAGAGCTCCCAATATGCTTAAACAGAGATGTTAAAGAGGCTGCAACAAACACATCAGTGAATATATCAATAACTGACCCAAACAAGGAGCTTCATTGCTTAGACTAAAACAATCTGAGAAAGTGACGTCATATGCATTACTAGAATGATAGTTACaatagcataaaaaaaaatccaaaacatgCATATATCAATTGTGTGAATATATAATATGTAATTTGAATCTTGCAGTAGTAATTAGCCTTGCAGGGAATTTTGGGGATAAGCCTCTAAGCTTCTGGAGCTAGTCTCTGAGTTCCATCCTTGTTGGCTGAGGCAGAGGTGCCTATGCAAGTGATCATGAACGTACTTTACAAGTCAAGTTTAGAGAACCCATTGCCGGTGAACTGGTGGCAATTATAGGAAAGCCCAAGAAGATGAAGTGAATGGGAGAGATTTGGCAGAGTTTAAGTACAGAAATTTGGCAAGTTGGTGAACATCAACAGTTAAGTTTCCAACTGATTGCTGAGGCAAATTAAAGATCTGAATGGGTCTTTGGAGCTCCTTTTAAAATGGTTTGAGAAGGAAGCTATACCGCCCATAAGAGACCTAGAGAGGTGCTGGAAAGAAAGGGAGTCACCAAAGTCAAAGTAGAATCCTGGTAGCCTATCAAGTGGATTGGCTAGAACTTTAATGAAATAGGAGGATGAGAGAAGATGTTGGAAGTCTTTGAGATCTTTGCATTGAAGATTGTGCGATTTTGGGAGTGATAAGTATGTAAAGAAGAGAATTAATAAAATGTAGAATAGAAATATGGAGACAACAATGGATGAGATGGTGAGAAATTACACAGTTTGTTTTGTTGACAAAGGAGGTACCTTTATTTCACTTTCTCACACAGATTTACAGTTCAACTAATGATGGAGAAAAGCAATTATTGCAAGACAATTGGAAGAGAAGCAAGTACAATTCTCCTTCGTGTTTGGGGGTGGTGGGGAAATTTCACTGTTGAGAGAatggtttccatctaagtccTTCATAGAGGTTCCTCAAactttgttgaaaaaaaaatccctggACTTTCCTCTAGAAGGGAGcacttatataaaaataaataataaaaataaaaataaaaacaaaaaactcatCTATGCCTAGGTTGGATAGATTTAGTAAGGGAAATTTGGGAACAGTACTTCTCAAATGTGGATCGATCAGTCCAACATAGAACAGTCTCAGATCATGTTAATGAACCAACCATGACACTACTTCAACGGATCAAAGAacaacaccccccccccccccccaaagcTGTACTATTAATATTAAAGATCCATCAATTATTTGATATCGTGATGTGATGTTACCGTCCCTCCTAATATTAAGCGGCCAACCATGACTCCGCTATTTGTTATTTGCTGctgttatctttttttttcctttaattttatcaaaataataagataacagcagcaaataacaaataaattcaaaaataatactCTACAATCTAAACATGGAGCAATATAAGTAGAAAGCCTGTTactaaataatgaaatttataacaAGATTTTTAATCACCACAGGAAAACGTACCCTTTACATCCTGACGCAACAGAGATAAAAGGGCTTTATGAACCGCATCACGTTCAACATTTTCTCCTATAATTGCCAaggatatttaaaaataagacaatgCAAACAAGGAAACAGCTCTTAAAAGCTAAATttgaacaatgaaaaataacatCACCAGCTGTAAGGAGCTGTCCAAGAATGTCAACAATTTTAGACACATATTCTGGAGTATCCTTGCAAAATAGTGGAAGTCCTCGGATTGCTTGAACCCGGACCTGCAGTCATTAGTGGAACAGTAAAAGAAACATCAATTATATCTCTCAGATGCTATACATAAATGCTTACTGTATGCATCAATTTTAACTTTCAGAAACTATATAGAAATGCATACTGCATACACTTACACATAAAAAGGAGGCACATGTCTGTCACAAATACGATAAAATGGGAAAGCTGCTAAAATGTATTGGCACAAAAATGCTGAAACCCAACGTTCTGGAGCTTAAATCTCTGTTGTGCCAGGGAATCCAGATCGCCAAATTACAGTTCCATGAGCTTTTTTGGTAAGGGCTTCACCAAAGATACCTATTCTCAGTTTTCcagtttattttttgataggaaaatgaGAACTAGTGTTAAAAGCGTCTAAGAGGAGacacaccaaagtacacacaaagtatacaaaaTACAATTTTCCAGTTTATTCTTACTATTTATTCTAGTGATGGAAGATTATAGTAGACTACTTTCAGGGCAGTGAAAGGGGTGAGGTTTTAGTCTCTTTCTGGATTTGGAAGTTAATAAGAAGAAAGgggagaaataaaaagaaagatcaATTTCACTTGTGTGGTTGTGATAGAAAATGgaacagaaaagaaaatatgacagAAATTAGGAAAAAATTCAAGTCCCGTTCGCAATGGCAGAATGAACATAAGAATcgctttcattttttgaaaatggaataaatgaaaataacaccaaaaaaaagagaaaaaaaaacatgttagaAAACATAGTTAATGGAGCATGAATTGGTTTGGAAAAATGGGTGTTCAGTGTTTgcattctcaaaaaaaaaaaatacttcttaaaaaaaattctcaaatgggCTCTTCTACGTTTTAGAACTCCACATTCTCTGCTCCGAAAAGTGAGATCAAGTTGGCCAAAGAAGGGCAATAAATTTATCTGGGTCACTTATCTAATTTCCTTCCCATTTCTTTCCTagttatttctaaaaacaaaaataagtaacgTGTTGGATACCACAATTTCAGGGAAGATGATTTCTCATTTGTTATATGCCAACATCGAAATTTCTAATACAATTCACAGATTTAACAACACGATACTTAGCAAAACATAAGATTATCTCGCCACAGTCCGCATTAACAACATATAATCCACGCAATATCAAAGAGAACAAACACTCACTCACCCCAAGTTCCTCCTCCTCGCACAAATCAAAATGGGCAAAGATCGCTCTTTCGGACAAGCTCGGAAAGTACTTGAAGAACCTGGGAATAAGCTGCGCTGCCAATTGCTTTGCCTTAATGCTACCTTTGGCAGCCTCGATTATGCCCTCATAGTCCTTcaaattctataaaaacaaaagaacccGGAAATCACCGAATTGAATGGCCCTAATACCCTATAAAACAACAGTGAATTGATCGTGAGTGGAGTTGGGAAGTGACCTGAGACTTGTCCTGCGACTCGTTCAGATTCTCGCCGTACTGGTAGAGCTTCTCGACGTCGGTGGAGTCATCGGAAGCGACTGCCATTGGAGACGTGTGAGAACTGTGAAGAGAATGGCTTGGAAGAGATTTGGAGAGAGAGTGAATTAGGGTTTTGTTATGGTGAGCTTGAAGTATCTGGTTTTCCTCTAAAttcttttagaatttttttatttttttatttttggcactttaatatattatttgtaataaatattttttaaaaatccatttattttataaattgaacaaaaagacataaaaagtaaattgaaagaaatacaaaatttaattataaatacaagaaatataatttttaaaattatattttatattttataaatattaaatatatttaatagttctaattctatttattttttaaataaaaataagaatgaaaacatgtttaatgattatataacaaaaaaataacaaccttttttttataaggttttTTAGATGATTTGCCCTCCTACATATGTAATATTGAAATTAGAGAatattcaaagaatttttttattttagatattcCCCTTTATACGCCCCACAAGATGGTACTCCCCATTAAAGATACCAATCTTTAAATAAGTGGTGTTGATATTGTCACGATATATAATTCAAAA
Protein-coding regions in this window:
- the LOC100260610 gene encoding apoptosis inhibitor 5-like protein API5 isoform X2, giving the protein MAVASDDSTDVEKLYQYGENLNESQDKSQNLKDYEGIIEAAKGSIKAKQLAAQLIPRFFKYFPSLSERAIFAHFDLCEEEELGVRVQAIRGLPLFCKDTPEYVSKIVDILGQLLTAGENVERDAVHKALLSLLRQDVKASLTSLFKHIGSSEEPCTDEIIREKVLCFVRDKVFPLKAELLKPQEQMERHITDLVKKSLQDVTGAEFKLFMDFLRSLSLFGQKAPAERVQELIEIIEEQADLDAQFDVSDGDHIDRLISCLYMALPLFKRGASNSKFLNYLNKHIIPVFDKIPEERKLDLLKNLAEFSPYATPQDSRQLLPAVVQLLKKYMPRRRTGEEMNFTYVECLLYTFHHLAYKTPNATNSLCGYKIVTGQPSDRLGEDFSDYYKDFMERLSTLEDLSRATSKKLTQGIAEHNKAMAAAKTEEAKDIVKTQKQNAATGLRTCNNILAMTQWEANRW